In the genome of Sardina pilchardus chromosome 14, fSarPil1.1, whole genome shotgun sequence, one region contains:
- the il1b gene encoding interleukin-1 beta yields MADVYFNLAATSESYKHVEEESMIETCEHNAECDLHSGIDIEVTDEPHNMRQLVNLVIAVHRLKKTLKPQSTEFSDEELCNIFFENVVEEFVTPTVRQKTASAADHYDASEEEEQKCFICDVRNKFLVLSKGVTSELQAITLQSGNKSRRVQLGLTTYIPSVTPAKGRPIALGVGGDLYLSCTSSSGKPVLGLEEVKKENLKSISGDMTRFLFHKTVSGQTGTSFESVKYEGYFISTAYSDGQRVDMCQSRDVPDRMTTFTLV; encoded by the exons ATGGCTGACGTGTATTTCAATTTGGCTGCCACTTCAGAAAG CTACAAACATGTGGAAGAAGAGTCAATGATCGAG aCCTGCGAACACAATGCAGAGTGTGACCTGCATTCAGGAATCGACATCGAGGTGACCGACGAGCCCCATAACATGCGTCAGTTGGTAAACCTCGTCATCGCCGTGCACCGGCTGAAGAAAACCCTGAAGCCGCAGAGCACTGAATTTTCTGACGAGGAGCTGTGCAACATTTTCTTTGAGAATGTGGTGGAAG AGTTTGTGACACCGACAGTCCGTCAAAAAACAGCAAGTGCTGCTGACCACTATGACGCgtctgaggaagaggagcagaagtgCTTCATCTGTGATGTGCGAAACAAGTTCCTGGTTCTAAGTAAAGGAGTCACCTCGGAGCTGCAGGCCATCACTCTCCAGAGTGGGAACAAGAGCAGAAGGG TACAACTGGGACTGACAACATACATACCCTCCGTCACACCTGCCAAAGGCCGACCTATTGCCCTGGGGGTGGGAGGAGACCTCTACCTCTCATGCACGTCATCCTCTGGGAAACCTGTTCTTGGCTTAGAG GAGGTGAAAAAGGAAAACCTGAAGAGCATCAGCGGCGACATGACGCGATTCCTGTTCCACAAGACGGTCTCTGGGCAAACAGGGACCAGCTTCGAGTCAGTGAAGTACGAGGGCTACTTCATCAGCACAGCGTACAGTGATGGACAGCGGGTGGACATGTGCCAGAGTCGGGATGTCCCGGACCGCATGACGACTTTCACGCTTGTGTAA